One window from the genome of bacterium encodes:
- the leuS gene encoding leucine--tRNA ligase, which yields MEQKYNPQLIEVNRQKKWDDTQVNATGFDTSKPKYYLLEMFPYPSGRIHMGHVRNYTIGDVVARFKRMKGFNVLHPMGWDAFGMPAENAAIKNNSHPQTWTDKNVAEMREQLKRMGFSYDWTREVNTSKPEYFKWEQEFFIRMWEKGLAYQKLSEVNWCNTCATVLANEQVVDAKCWRCDSPVILKPLKQWFFKITAYAEDLLKGIEELKDGWPDRVLTMQREWIGKSTGAEIDFTLEGTKEKVTIFTTRPDTLFGVTFMSIAPQSPLVEKLIEGKPQADSVRAFVDKVNKAEKTEDKFAEKEKEGVFTGAFAINPVNNRRVPIYVANFVLMGYGTGAVMAVPAHDQRDFEFARKYDLPINVVIEPKGQHLDGKAMKAAYTEEGNLANSGQFTGMKNEVAKHAIVDFLERKKLGRKSVNYKLRDWGISRQRYWGTPIPIIHCEACGMVPVPESDLPVKLPFDVSFTGVEGSPLSRHEAFVNVNCPTCGNKARRETDTMDTFMESSWYFLRYTDPNATTEPFSPEKAAYWLPIDQYIGGIEHAVLHLLYSRFFTRVLSDLGYLKLSEPFEKLLTQGMVIKDGAKMSKSKGNVVDPNHIIEQYGADTARLFMLFASPPERDLDWSDAGVEGSYRFLNRVWNLAYETVSNRWEGNQDHPELLYWVHKTIKKVTEDIGDEFHFNTAVSSIMELVNFLQKIAPQSGLSAAFKDALKTLVVLLFPFVPHMAEELAEIMGVGGDLATYPWPKYDEKALQVSNVTIVVQVNGKLRAQLNLPVDVSQDDAVKAAHDNEKSKPYLEGKQVVKTIFVKNKLLNFVVKDS from the coding sequence ATGGAACAAAAATACAACCCGCAACTAATCGAAGTTAACCGTCAGAAAAAATGGGATGATACCCAGGTAAACGCCACCGGTTTTGATACATCCAAACCCAAATATTATCTCCTTGAAATGTTTCCCTATCCCTCCGGCCGCATCCATATGGGCCATGTGCGCAACTATACCATTGGCGATGTAGTGGCCCGCTTTAAACGCATGAAGGGTTTTAATGTATTGCACCCCATGGGTTGGGATGCCTTTGGGATGCCGGCCGAAAATGCGGCTATTAAAAATAACAGCCACCCTCAAACCTGGACCGATAAAAACGTGGCCGAAATGCGCGAGCAATTAAAGCGTATGGGTTTCTCCTACGATTGGACGCGCGAAGTAAATACCTCCAAACCCGAATATTTTAAATGGGAGCAGGAATTTTTTATCCGCATGTGGGAGAAAGGGCTGGCGTATCAAAAATTATCGGAAGTAAACTGGTGTAACACCTGTGCCACCGTGTTGGCCAATGAACAGGTGGTGGATGCCAAATGCTGGCGCTGCGATAGCCCGGTTATATTAAAGCCGCTTAAACAATGGTTCTTTAAAATTACCGCTTACGCGGAAGATTTACTGAAAGGGATTGAAGAATTAAAAGACGGCTGGCCCGATCGTGTGCTGACCATGCAGCGCGAATGGATTGGAAAATCCACCGGGGCTGAAATTGATTTTACTTTAGAAGGTACAAAAGAGAAGGTCACTATTTTTACCACGCGTCCCGATACTTTGTTTGGTGTAACGTTTATGTCGATTGCGCCTCAAAGCCCGCTGGTTGAAAAACTCATTGAAGGTAAACCGCAAGCGGATAGCGTGCGTGCTTTTGTAGATAAAGTAAACAAGGCCGAAAAAACCGAAGATAAATTTGCCGAAAAGGAAAAAGAAGGGGTTTTTACCGGGGCTTTTGCCATTAATCCTGTGAACAACCGCCGTGTGCCCATCTACGTGGCCAACTTTGTGCTGATGGGTTACGGAACCGGGGCTGTGATGGCTGTTCCCGCGCATGATCAACGCGATTTTGAATTTGCTCGTAAGTATGATCTCCCGATCAATGTGGTGATTGAACCCAAGGGCCAGCATCTTGATGGCAAAGCCATGAAGGCCGCTTATACTGAAGAAGGTAATCTTGCTAATTCCGGACAGTTTACCGGGATGAAAAATGAAGTGGCTAAACATGCGATTGTCGATTTCTTGGAACGCAAAAAATTAGGACGCAAGAGTGTAAATTATAAACTGCGCGACTGGGGTATTTCGCGCCAGCGTTATTGGGGAACACCCATACCTATCATCCATTGCGAAGCGTGCGGCATGGTTCCGGTTCCCGAATCTGATTTACCTGTTAAATTGCCTTTTGATGTTTCTTTTACCGGAGTAGAAGGCTCACCGCTTTCGCGTCATGAAGCTTTTGTAAATGTGAATTGCCCTACGTGCGGCAATAAAGCGCGTCGCGAAACCGATACCATGGATACCTTCATGGAATCGTCCTGGTATTTTTTGCGTTATACCGATCCTAACGCCACGACGGAACCCTTTAGCCCCGAAAAGGCTGCGTACTGGCTCCCTATCGACCAATATATCGGCGGTATCGAGCATGCGGTGTTGCATCTTTTGTACTCGCGCTTTTTCACGCGCGTGTTGTCCGATTTAGGTTATCTCAAACTCTCCGAACCTTTCGAAAAACTGTTAACTCAGGGCATGGTTATTAAAGATGGCGCCAAGATGAGTAAGTCTAAAGGTAATGTGGTGGATCCTAATCATATTATCGAGCAATACGGCGCCGATACGGCGCGCCTTTTTATGCTGTTTGCATCGCCTCCCGAACGCGATCTCGATTGGTCGGATGCGGGTGTGGAAGGTTCGTATCGTTTTTTAAACCGCGTGTGGAATTTAGCGTACGAGACCGTTAGTAATCGCTGGGAAGGGAATCAGGATCATCCTGAACTTTTATATTGGGTGCATAAAACCATTAAAAAAGTGACGGAAGATATCGGCGATGAATTTCATTTTAACACGGCTGTATCCAGTATTATGGAGCTGGTGAATTTTTTACAAAAAATTGCGCCGCAAAGCGGGCTTTCGGCGGCGTTTAAGGATGCGCTTAAAACACTGGTGGTGCTTCTTTTTCCTTTTGTGCCGCACATGGCCGAGGAGTTGGCCGAAATTATGGGTGTTGGTGGAGATCTGGCTACTTATCCCTGGCCCAAGTATGATGAAAAAGCACTGCAGGTGAGTAATGTTACCATTGTGGTACAAGTGAATGGCAAGCTGCGTGCTCAACTCAATTTACCTGTGGATGTTTCTCAGGATGACGCCGTAAAAGCTGCGCATGACAATGAAAAATCGAAGCCGTATCTTGAAGGGAAGCAGGTTGTTAAAACAATTTTTGTAAAAAACAAACTGCTTAACTTTGTGGTGAAGGACTCTTAG
- a CDS encoding iron ABC transporter permease — MMPLQRKWMVVLGGLLFLFVGCIIALSFLGNPILSFSVLSEGGDATLKEIFFNIRIPRLLMASLVGAGLSVSGVSFQSLLKNPLADPYILGISGGAALGSVLGSFLGFSVIFIQITAFIFSLLSILFLYRLASVNGRIPVHTLLLSGVIFNAFSFALILLVMSFSAMGQAQQILAVLMGNLEVTNYQTVLLLALFVGGGFLILFTQSLKMNVMSLGEEVGTSLGINLEKHRLVVFVAASMIVGASVSAAGLIGFVGLFVPHIIRLLFGSDNRLVLPASFLGGAIFLMFCDFLAKTVLTVESIQTQLPVGVVTALMGGPFFMMLLLKDKKNA, encoded by the coding sequence ATGATGCCCTTACAACGCAAATGGATGGTGGTGCTTGGTGGTCTTCTTTTTTTATTTGTAGGATGCATCATTGCGCTTAGCTTTTTGGGGAATCCCATTCTCTCGTTCTCGGTTTTAAGTGAGGGCGGTGATGCCACCTTAAAAGAAATTTTTTTCAATATACGCATTCCCCGTTTGCTTATGGCTTCTTTAGTGGGTGCCGGCTTATCGGTATCGGGCGTTTCGTTCCAGTCTCTTCTTAAAAATCCACTGGCCGATCCTTATATTTTGGGTATTTCCGGTGGGGCTGCGTTGGGTAGTGTGCTGGGTTCATTTTTGGGATTTTCGGTAATTTTTATTCAAATTACTGCTTTTATTTTTTCTCTTCTTTCCATTTTGTTTTTATACCGATTGGCTTCTGTTAACGGACGGATTCCCGTTCACACATTACTTCTATCCGGTGTTATTTTTAACGCGTTCTCCTTTGCGCTCATCCTCCTTGTAATGTCGTTTTCGGCTATGGGGCAGGCGCAGCAAATTTTAGCGGTGCTCATGGGCAATTTAGAAGTCACCAATTACCAAACTGTTTTACTGCTCGCGCTTTTTGTGGGTGGTGGTTTTCTTATTCTTTTCACACAAAGCCTTAAAATGAATGTGATGAGTTTGGGCGAAGAGGTGGGTACGTCGCTGGGCATTAATCTTGAAAAACATCGTCTCGTCGTTTTTGTGGCGGCTTCCATGATTGTGGGTGCTTCTGTAAGTGCCGCGGGTCTTATTGGTTTTGTGGGTTTATTTGTTCCGCACATTATTCGTCTTTTATTTGGCTCCGATAATCGTTTGGTTTTGCCGGCTTCTTTTTTGGGAGGAGCCATTTTTTTAATGTTTTGTGATTTTTTGGCCAAAACGGTATTAACGGTAGAAAGCATTCAAACGCAATTGCCTGTGGGCGTGGTTACTGCGCTCATGGGTGGGCCATTTTTTATGATGCTTCTTTTGAAAGATAAAAAAAATGCTTAG
- a CDS encoding helical backbone metal receptor has protein sequence MVRFKILILLLFFSFEVQAYERIISLKPNITELVYDLGLGSKLVGVTTYCDYPSQAQKIDKVADYVRIDVEAIVRKKPDIVLGAKENSLEKQIEFLRGQGHKVELYTFGTVAQIVSSIHSLGKTLEVEDKANNLAQKIEEAVKNYTQQAQALKIKPRLLVVVGHNPLVVVGGHNFMDELITLAGGINVVGASSLPYPTYSLEQFVAANPDMVVDLVMGTEKETSLEKFYQNFASVKAVRNKHVYKLNMDRFRASMRFLDGLGDLAELVSQFKKQ, from the coding sequence ATGGTTAGATTTAAAATATTAATATTATTATTGTTTTTCAGTTTTGAGGTTCAGGCCTACGAACGTATTATTTCGTTAAAACCCAATATTACTGAGCTGGTTTATGACTTGGGTCTGGGTTCTAAGTTGGTTGGGGTGACCACTTATTGCGATTATCCGTCCCAAGCTCAAAAGATAGATAAAGTGGCCGATTATGTGCGGATAGATGTGGAAGCTATTGTGCGCAAAAAGCCTGATATCGTGTTGGGCGCTAAAGAAAACAGCCTCGAAAAACAAATTGAATTTTTACGCGGGCAAGGCCACAAGGTAGAACTTTATACCTTTGGCACGGTGGCACAAATTGTAAGCTCTATCCATAGTTTAGGAAAAACTCTTGAGGTAGAAGATAAAGCTAATAATCTGGCCCAAAAAATTGAAGAGGCGGTAAAAAACTATACGCAACAAGCGCAGGCCCTCAAAATTAAACCGCGCCTTTTAGTAGTGGTGGGGCATAACCCGTTGGTGGTAGTGGGTGGGCATAATTTTATGGATGAACTGATTACGCTTGCCGGTGGTATCAACGTGGTGGGGGCTTCAAGCTTGCCGTACCCTACCTATAGTTTAGAACAATTTGTGGCGGCTAATCCCGATATGGTGGTGGATTTGGTGATGGGAACCGAAAAGGAAACGTCCCTGGAAAAATTTTACCAAAACTTTGCTTCGGTAAAAGCAGTGCGCAACAAGCACGTGTATAAACTAAATATGGATCGTTTTAGAGCGTCTATGCGCTTTTTGGATGGCCTTGGTGATTTAGCGGAGCTGGTAAGTCAGTTTAAGAAACAATGA
- the holA gene encoding DNA polymerase III subunit delta — protein sequence MHQPIHILVGTDTFLIEREKNAIIQKVLGDKYDPLLVERYISKETPAASLIDNLVTGSLFASQKVVIVSGVGESKKDDLGPWETYFKNPQDASVLVLVADKIDKRLGIWKEAIKKNWVTEVKPPYDNKLPEWVQIESKRIGLGLTTQAIRALVDSVGNNLAGLVSALEKLQIYVLPAKQADVKEVSAVVGDFHSHTVFDLAESLGKKSVTQASRILDDLFLNGEPPVRILIMLIRHFRLLMLASENAGRPEYEMASLLGVSPFFVKDYAGQCRNFSPSKLRAIYRYLQKIDLKLKSSPLKGALWMDELTLKLCLQ from the coding sequence ATGCATCAACCCATTCACATTTTAGTCGGAACCGATACCTTTTTGATTGAGCGTGAAAAAAACGCCATCATTCAAAAAGTGCTCGGCGATAAATACGATCCTCTTTTAGTTGAACGCTACATCTCCAAAGAAACCCCGGCAGCTTCTCTTATCGATAATCTTGTTACCGGTTCCTTATTTGCCTCGCAAAAAGTGGTGATTGTGAGTGGAGTGGGTGAATCAAAAAAGGATGATTTAGGGCCTTGGGAGACATATTTTAAAAACCCGCAGGATGCATCGGTATTGGTGCTCGTCGCCGATAAAATCGATAAGCGTTTAGGGATTTGGAAAGAAGCGATTAAAAAGAATTGGGTTACCGAAGTAAAACCGCCTTACGATAATAAACTTCCTGAATGGGTTCAGATAGAATCGAAACGCATAGGGCTTGGCTTAACCACGCAGGCTATACGCGCGCTGGTAGATAGTGTGGGCAATAATTTGGCCGGTTTAGTGAGTGCTTTGGAAAAGCTGCAAATTTATGTGCTGCCGGCAAAACAGGCCGATGTTAAAGAGGTATCGGCTGTGGTGGGCGATTTTCATTCGCATACGGTTTTTGATTTGGCCGAAAGTTTGGGAAAAAAGAGTGTGACACAGGCGAGCCGTATTTTGGATGATTTGTTTTTAAACGGTGAGCCGCCGGTGCGTATTCTGATTATGCTCATCCGTCATTTTAGGCTTCTTATGTTAGCTTCCGAAAATGCAGGCCGGCCCGAATACGAAATGGCTTCTCTTTTAGGTGTAAGCCCGTTTTTTGTTAAAGATTATGCAGGGCAATGCCGCAATTTTTCGCCCTCTAAACTGCGTGCTATCTATCGTTATCTACAAAAAATTGATCTGAAGCTTAAATCCAGCCCCTTAAAGGGTGCTTTATGGATGGATGAGTTGACGCTTAAGCTTTGTTTACAATAA
- a CDS encoding TonB-dependent receptor, translating into MNFLLFIILLFCSASAFADDVELAPIVISDSLKSTKTDTSTIQISTKNYQNRIVTVPEVLAEQSGLHLTRYGGSEESTSLSVRGSGSNEVGVYLDGIPLQTANGLGVNLTPLDLNSIKSIAVYKNGAVSEDGFVPQTGVVWIESKNIPGDTHYGASVEYGSFNTIKANTLFSKKWKKFGLLLSNSFHHTDGDFSFLDNNGTPVNTADDATIRRINNEANTYQPLLKLSYDFDDKTEVVLLNRFVYQDRGIPGITSNQSVHAGLTEKDYLFGLKVNRKDFFLKNLNFSNLIYQRFYQSQFDDSLAEIGLGRAQDNNDTSSVFGNKMVFDYVGFKTHAPQLFVLYQGENFAPTNYLASPQKGKESSRYQFNVGLSDVWSLGKVVLKPHVSLMNTFNRLNNDDTSLPAPGGYENAKSRHDVAGSLGVSYGVLSWMTLEGNVARVLRQPTFSELFGDRGGFVGNPSLKAQKSLEWDAGVVLKRHKFFARTAYYERRVDDLIQLQIGSGVVRAENVGEALLRGVEVQAGATLFKSLTLGGNYTYQSAIDKAQYPGRTLVGRPKHEINVQADYKYKKINPYVSFNYLDANYLDPLNTRVVTHRSFVNAGVSYEATKNITLGFEAKNLSDEKTVDVVGFPLPGRSFFGKISFKK; encoded by the coding sequence ATGAATTTTTTACTTTTTATAATACTGCTTTTTTGTTCTGCTTCCGCCTTTGCGGACGACGTAGAGCTTGCGCCCATTGTTATTTCTGATTCTCTTAAAAGTACCAAAACCGATACATCTACCATCCAAATCTCCACTAAAAATTATCAGAACCGTATCGTCACTGTTCCCGAAGTATTGGCTGAGCAATCGGGTCTTCATTTAACGCGTTATGGAGGGAGCGAAGAGTCTACTTCTCTTTCGGTCCGTGGTTCGGGTTCTAACGAAGTAGGTGTGTATCTGGATGGTATCCCGCTACAAACAGCCAATGGTTTGGGGGTTAATTTAACGCCGCTCGATCTTAATTCTATTAAAAGTATTGCGGTTTATAAAAATGGAGCGGTGAGTGAAGATGGCTTTGTTCCGCAAACGGGGGTGGTGTGGATTGAAAGTAAAAATATTCCCGGCGATACGCATTATGGGGCAAGTGTAGAGTACGGCAGCTTTAACACTATAAAAGCAAATACACTTTTTTCTAAAAAATGGAAAAAATTTGGACTCTTATTGTCCAATAGTTTTCATCATACCGACGGCGATTTTAGCTTTTTAGATAATAACGGCACGCCTGTAAATACAGCGGACGACGCAACCATACGTCGCATTAATAATGAAGCTAATACCTATCAGCCGCTGCTTAAATTAAGTTACGATTTTGATGATAAAACGGAAGTGGTGCTTTTAAACCGCTTTGTTTATCAGGATCGTGGCATTCCCGGAATTACATCCAATCAATCTGTGCATGCAGGTCTTACCGAAAAAGATTATTTGTTTGGATTAAAAGTGAATCGGAAAGATTTTTTTCTAAAAAATCTTAATTTTTCCAATCTGATCTATCAGCGTTTTTACCAAAGCCAGTTTGATGATAGTTTGGCCGAAATCGGTTTGGGCCGCGCGCAGGATAATAATGATACAAGTTCTGTGTTTGGCAATAAGATGGTGTTTGATTATGTGGGTTTTAAAACGCATGCCCCGCAGTTGTTTGTGTTGTATCAAGGTGAAAATTTTGCGCCCACCAATTATCTGGCCTCTCCCCAAAAGGGAAAAGAAAGTTCGCGTTATCAGTTTAATGTGGGGCTTTCCGATGTATGGAGTTTGGGCAAAGTGGTTTTAAAGCCGCATGTTTCACTGATGAATACGTTTAATCGCTTAAATAATGACGATACTTCTTTGCCGGCTCCGGGCGGCTATGAAAATGCCAAATCGCGCCATGATGTGGCGGGATCTTTGGGGGTGAGTTATGGAGTTTTATCGTGGATGACGCTTGAGGGTAATGTGGCGCGTGTGTTGCGTCAGCCTACGTTTAGCGAATTGTTTGGTGATAGAGGCGGGTTTGTGGGAAATCCATCTTTAAAAGCACAGAAATCGTTGGAATGGGATGCAGGTGTTGTGCTGAAGCGTCATAAATTTTTTGCACGTACAGCATATTATGAAAGGCGTGTGGATGATTTGATTCAGTTGCAGATTGGATCGGGTGTGGTGCGTGCCGAAAATGTGGGGGAGGCGCTCTTGCGTGGTGTAGAAGTGCAGGCGGGTGCTACCTTGTTTAAAAGTTTAACTTTGGGTGGTAATTACACGTATCAATCCGCCATCGATAAGGCTCAGTACCCGGGTCGCACTCTGGTGGGGAGGCCCAAGCATGAAATAAATGTGCAGGCCGATTATAAGTATAAAAAGATAAATCCGTATGTATCGTTTAATTATTTGGATGCCAATTATTTAGATCCGCTCAACACGCGTGTGGTAACGCATCGCAGTTTTGTGAATGCGGGTGTGAGCTACGAGGCTACCAAAAATATCACTTTGGGTTTTGAAGCGAAGAATTTATCGGATGAGAAAACGGTGGATGTGGTAGGTTTTCCCCTTCCGGGGCGTTCTTTCTTTGGAAAGATTTCTTTTAAAAAGTGA